A window of Haloarcula sp. H-GB4 contains these coding sequences:
- a CDS encoding S9 family peptidase: MDELPADAVYDFRRPTDVAVSPDGEYVAIVVSEAAPEEDEFRQSVFVLPTDGSRDPHRLSRASGAWNIEWSPDGSQLGVVMVRDDDLALRVGRDNDGETDEPDTETDDETAEATDPDADDGPKPQVWVYDLELGGDARQVTKREHGVRDFDWGPAGERLVVSARDPTDEEQAYLEQRQENGPIETERLQHKFDGEGWLDTVTTYLFVVDVDTRQEHRLDDAHGGGIFESMFGLQPAWHPTDDRVAFCAYHGENGDDTNVYDVHIVDIESDEVEQVTSGEYSAVEPTWSPDGERLAFGAQNPENPYVPGDVCVAEAPDDYRVVTAGLDRTISRPGAPTWVDDTTLLASIGDEGRTRFVRLDATGGHERVFDRQRNDEAHRQFDVGGGTVAAVRSHSSEGTDVYAMPVDGLDVDDDGPDPRRQLTALNDGVLAEYAHPETTRLTVESDDGTEVECIAHYPPEFDPLDPDPRPTLLWIHGGPMAYDEPGFDLRTSFWTTRGYLVLHVNYRGSTSYGRSFCESLRGAWNGVEVEDLLAGVDEVVERGWADPDRLFAGGFSQGAVNTAYLVTRTDRFAAGLAEHGIYDIRSAFGTDDTHKWFEHDYGLPWENPDAYEAASSITDVGDIETPLLLTAGEEDWRCPPTQSEQLYRSLKKRGVDSKLVVYPDEHHSVSDPDRAIHRLETLDEWVARFDPGREAGDVATEDSAGDAR, translated from the coding sequence ATGGACGAACTCCCCGCGGATGCGGTCTACGACTTTCGGCGTCCCACGGACGTCGCGGTCTCTCCGGACGGCGAGTACGTTGCCATCGTCGTCTCCGAGGCCGCCCCTGAAGAGGACGAATTCCGCCAGTCTGTCTTCGTCCTGCCTACCGACGGCAGTCGCGACCCACATCGGTTGAGCCGGGCCTCAGGTGCCTGGAACATCGAATGGTCGCCTGACGGGTCACAACTGGGTGTGGTGATGGTTCGTGACGACGACCTGGCACTCCGCGTCGGTCGCGATAACGATGGCGAGACTGACGAACCGGACACTGAGACGGACGACGAGACGGCCGAGGCGACCGACCCTGACGCCGACGATGGGCCCAAACCGCAGGTCTGGGTGTACGACCTCGAACTGGGTGGCGACGCGCGACAGGTGACCAAACGAGAACACGGCGTTCGTGACTTCGACTGGGGGCCGGCGGGCGAACGGCTCGTCGTTTCGGCGCGCGACCCGACGGACGAGGAACAGGCGTACCTCGAACAGCGCCAGGAAAACGGCCCGATAGAAACCGAACGCCTCCAGCACAAGTTCGACGGCGAGGGCTGGCTCGATACGGTGACGACCTACCTGTTCGTCGTCGATGTCGACACACGCCAAGAGCACCGTCTCGACGACGCCCACGGCGGCGGGATATTCGAATCGATGTTCGGTCTCCAGCCCGCCTGGCACCCGACGGACGACCGAGTCGCCTTCTGTGCGTACCACGGCGAGAACGGCGACGATACGAACGTCTATGATGTTCACATCGTCGACATCGAGAGTGATGAGGTCGAACAGGTGACTTCGGGGGAGTACTCGGCGGTCGAACCGACCTGGAGCCCCGATGGCGAGCGCCTCGCGTTTGGTGCACAAAACCCCGAGAACCCGTACGTACCCGGTGACGTCTGCGTGGCCGAGGCCCCGGACGACTACCGCGTCGTCACCGCGGGCCTTGACCGAACGATTAGCCGGCCTGGCGCACCGACGTGGGTAGACGATACGACACTGCTTGCGAGTATCGGTGACGAAGGGCGGACCAGATTCGTTCGCCTCGACGCGACGGGCGGCCACGAACGCGTCTTCGACCGACAGAGAAACGACGAAGCACACCGCCAGTTCGACGTCGGTGGCGGAACGGTCGCGGCAGTTCGAAGTCATTCTTCGGAGGGGACGGATGTCTACGCGATGCCCGTCGACGGACTCGACGTCGATGATGACGGGCCAGACCCGCGGCGGCAACTCACCGCACTCAACGATGGCGTCCTTGCGGAGTATGCGCACCCGGAGACGACCCGGCTCACCGTTGAAAGCGATGACGGGACCGAGGTCGAATGTATCGCCCACTACCCCCCGGAGTTCGATCCGCTCGACCCGGATCCCCGGCCGACGCTGTTGTGGATCCACGGTGGCCCGATGGCCTACGACGAGCCGGGTTTCGATCTCCGTACGAGCTTCTGGACGACGCGCGGGTATCTCGTCTTGCACGTCAACTACCGGGGCTCGACCTCGTACGGGCGGTCGTTCTGTGAATCGTTACGGGGAGCTTGGAACGGCGTCGAGGTCGAGGACCTGCTCGCAGGCGTCGACGAAGTGGTTGAGCGCGGTTGGGCGGACCCCGACCGACTCTTCGCTGGTGGGTTCTCCCAGGGCGCTGTCAACACTGCATATCTCGTTACCCGCACTGACCGATTCGCCGCAGGTCTCGCCGAACACGGCATCTACGATATACGTTCGGCGTTCGGTACCGACGACACTCACAAGTGGTTCGAACACGATTACGGCCTCCCTTGGGAGAACCCGGATGCGTACGAGGCAGCTTCCTCGATTACTGATGTCGGCGACATCGAGACCCCACTGCTCCTCACCGCCGGTGAGGAGGACTGGCGCTGTCCGCCAACCCAGTCCGAGCAACTGTACCGTTCGCTCAAGAAACGTGGCGTCGACTCGAAGCTCGTCGTCTACCCCGACGAACACCACAGCGTCAGTGACCCGGACCGGGCGATACACCGCCTCGAAACGCTTGATGAATGGGTTGCCCGATTCGACCCCGGTCGGGAGGCAGGCGACGTTGCGACCGAAGATTCGGCTGGCGACGCTCGGTGA